One Nicotiana tabacum cultivar K326 chromosome 23, ASM71507v2, whole genome shotgun sequence genomic window, ATTAAAGGGATAAATATTCACCCAGttagaaacaaaaaaaagagggGTAGGATAAAAATATTTCTGTCAATTTcgcttttctttcctctcttccAATGATGGATACTACAACTCTCAGTAGCGATTTGCTCCATTAAGCTTCGTTGTAACCTTGATTTTCCCCAATAATCCTCGATTGCTTAgtcttattttgtttttgttCAAGATTGAGGATTAAAAATTAGGGTTTGCTGAAAAATCTAGGATTCATTGGAGTTCTGACTGAGTGAAGATTATTGGTAAAATTTCGAGTTGCTTTGAAGAAGATAGTTATGCACATGTACTACTTCTTTAAAAACTAACTTCTTTGTTGTAAAATTATTGTATAAATTCGCTGGGTAACTTAAAGTCAATTTTACCAAAAAAATTAGATCTTTTTTGTGAGTTGTTGAATGAGTGTTTCTTCTTTCAACTAAATTCCGGTAATAAATGaaagaagaataaaatgagaaAGATAAAAAATAGATCCAGTAATAACAAGAGAGGGAGAATATTAGATGGAACCAAATggagaaatgaagaagaaaggagaaaaaattgtggggggggggggggggacggtgaagaaaagaggaagaaagtGAATAAATGAGGAAGAAAGGTTTAATTAGCCGTTACATGCTGTTAGGTGGGGACCTTTTGATAGATTTTTCAGTCATTACGCGCGCAATAACAAGTTATTACACACGGGTTGCCAAAAATATAACGAGGGTGTTTCAATATGATGGAAAAAATTGTTTAGGGGGGTTTTGGGGACACCAGATAGTTTAGCAGGAAACTGACAAAAACATGATAGTTTAGGGGATTTTTAGGGTATTAACTCATTAATAAATATGTACTTTACTAATTTGTACTGGAACGCACTTGTAATCAACTCATTTTACGATTATTCTTTTAATTCAAACTTTTTTGCCTAATAATCTaagaaagtggaaaataaaattatatctctactagataaataaatacttagcatattttcttttctataaaTAAATATTCAGTTCTATACtgcaatataggtagacaaatcaaataattttttaaaacttttttcatataaaaatattcctcAAACAAGATAAAGTGATGGAATAGTCatgagggtatttttgtaaacaaataattcttttagaaattatGTGATACTTTAATATATCAAACTAAataatgaataagaaaaatataacatAACTAGTACCAGCATTACAAATAAATCCTATCATAGTATTATTCTTATGCGCCATACCAAAGAGCCCAAGTAGCAGTAACAATCattgtgaaaaaaaaatgattagtagtAAGTAATcatgaatttaaaattttaaatcctTGCGCGAAAAACCCCTCATTTCCTTGTGAGTTTATATTGTGCTAGGTGAGTGAAAAAACCCCAAGGGTCGTTTAACGTAATTTCTGAGTTTGGCTAAAAGTCGTAGTTGCCCTTCTTTGCACCGAGTGTGCTCTCTCGTCTCTACCCCGCCGCTCTACTATCTACTAAGTCATTCATCATCACCTCTCTGTTTTTACCAACTTCTCCATTGTTGCTAGTAAGTTTTTACAAGCAACTTTTCCcctttttctattttattgtgTCGCCTGTTGTATTTAATTCTACTTCATTCATATTTCTAGTTTCTTCGTGAGATTGTGTTATGTTTAGGAATTAGCATATGTAATTCAAACCTCAAAGGATCTTTATGTATTTGTTAGAACTTGTTCTCAATGAATTAACATGGTTGTGAGTTCACTTTGAAGTTCACCCATTTGCCTATGTGGCGTCAAGGTCAGAATCTTCTGCGGCGAGCCTCACCGATATTAATTGTTCTCCCTCATTCATCAAACTCTAGCTACGGAATCAGACAAATTATTACTGGTTCAGCTTCATCATCAAGCCCAAGTGTGTCGATATGGAGGCGCAAGaaagaaatgggaaaagaaggtTTAATGGTTGCCAAGGAGCTTAAGCGCTTGCAATCGAACCCTGTCCGGTTTGAGAGGTTCATTAAGTCCCACGTTTCTCGCCTTCTCAAATCTGACCTTGTAGCTGTTCTTGCTGAGTTCCAAAGACAAGATCTTGTTTATCTCTCCATGAGGGTAAATTTTTTTGGCTATCAATATTTCGAATTTTTGTTACTACTTTTTTTGTCATAAACTTGCTTTTTTGTTGACGTACCAGAAATGGAAgggaaaaaaaaacaagagtggGAATGATAAATATTTAGTTGTGCGTAATTCCTCAGAACAAACTTTAGTTTCCATGTTCTTTGGAGATTCCGAGAATTGGAGAAGGATAtgatgatttttgttttttgttttcatttatgatgatttttgttttttgttttcatttaaaaaaagaaaaattgtggGTTTAACTTTAGGGTCACTGTGTACTGGGGAAAATGGTTGATTATGTTAGTTGGAAAGTTGGTAAGCTCAAGTCCTGTTAAACTCTTGCTTTATTCGAAAGTAACTCTTGTAACATCCACTTGTTGCTGTACTATCATATACTTCTTTGACAAAATTTAGCATTATGTTCGACAATGTTGATCACAAGTGTGAATACTGATTCCTGCTTGGAATATTTTCAATTTGACTTCGATGGTTTATTCACCATAATTAAAAGAAATGTGATGTGGATATGCGAAGTGTAAAATTGTGATGTTGTGCATTATACGTGTTTCTTCTTACATTTACTTCCTATTGTTCTCTTTAAGTGGTAATTCTAGAGTAGAGCAGGGAAACATTTGCCGAGATTGAAGATATCCACTTTCGTTGATCATTTATGCAATGCTTATACTGTTGGCCATCACACTTAATTTTGCAGTTGTACGAGGTTGTTCGCAAAGAAATATGGTATAGGCCAGACATGTTCTTTTACAGGGATATGCTTTTCATGCTTGCAAGAAACAAGAAGGTAGATGAAGCAAAGAAGGTATGGGAAGATTTGAAGCAAGAAGGAGTGCTTTTCGATCAGCATACATTTGGTGATCTTGTCAGGGCTTTTCTAGATGGTGGATTACCTTCAGAGGCAATGCACATATATGATGAAATGAGGCGCTCTCCTGATCCTCCTATGTCTTTACCCTATCGTGTTATACTGAAGGGTTTACTTCCTTACCCAGAACTGAGGGGAAAAGTGAAGGATGATTTTCTGGAACTGTTCCCAGATATTGTAGTTTATGACCCACCTGAAGATTTATTTGATGAAGAAGAATGGAGAAAGGAGAGCGAGGATCATTAGAGTATGCTGTTGACTTGAATTTTCTCAATGGCATTTAGGATGTCCGCTGTACAAGAAGATAGTGGAATAGTAAATGTGGAGTGCTTTGGCAGCAGGTTGAGCAATCCTTTATGCTGCTGAACAGATGAGTGCTACCGATTTTGAGAATTTGAAATGTGACCCAGGAAAACCGTGCAAAATTAAAAGTTAATGCGCAGGTATGAAACTTACCCATAATATCCAAACTGAAGTTGGTTGAATGCTAGCTTCTAATGAAGTGGATATATCATTTTCTGCAATTTGTGTTGGAAGAGAAGCTGCCAACTTTCTCCTTATTACGGTTCACTCCGATCAAAAAGTTAATGAATGCCTGCAGTTGTTGAGGCTAGCCATTATCACCATCTCATTTAGTTATTCTTATGAGATGGTGAATGTCAGCATAAATGCTCCCccaaataaattaatatatgctCATCATCCAAATTATTGGTTATGGTATCCTGAATCTTCAGAACAATCTGGTTTCTGCAGTACCGTTTTTGAACTCTAGCAATATTCTCATATAGTCACATCATGTAATTGAGTTTTGATCTTCACGTGATTGAAGTATCAAGCTATGTGGTCATTATATAGCATTTGGTCACGTCACAGGGTTCAATATCTTCAGGCTTACATTTCTTGCTATCATCTCTTTAGGGCCTTTTGCTATATCCTCTGTCAAGGTATTCTCCCTAAAAAGTGCTGATTCTGTGAGATTTTGGCTTAGGTGTTTTAAATGTGACAATGGTATATTTGTTGCTGTGGAGTTGTTTCCGAGATAATGGTTCGGCCTACAAGTACcagaaagaaaattgaagaacCTAATTCATTTTGAGGCACTGATTTGTTAGTCTAAGAAGTGGAAGGGAATTCGTTGAGCGTTTGGGCCGTTTGGCTGTTCCAGTTTCATGGTTCCAGCT contains:
- the LOC107788471 gene encoding pentatricopeptide repeat-containing protein At1g62350-like; the protein is MWRQGQNLLRRASPILIVLPHSSNSSYGIRQIITGSASSSSPSVSIWRRKKEMGKEGLMVAKELKRLQSNPVRFERFIKSHVSRLLKSDLVAVLAEFQRQDLVYLSMRLYEVVRKEIWYRPDMFFYRDMLFMLARNKKVDEAKKVWEDLKQEGVLFDQHTFGDLVRAFLDGGLPSEAMHIYDEMRRSPDPPMSLPYRVILKGLLPYPELRGKVKDDFLELFPDIVVYDPPEDLFDEEEWRKESEDH